From one Colletotrichum destructivum chromosome 3, complete sequence genomic stretch:
- a CDS encoding Putative NmrA-like domain, NAD(P)-binding domain superfamily yields the protein MRVTVIGATGETGSAVVDGLLNSPEVTFDVTALIRPASMSKPSVLRLQDRGVHTTPFDIDKPIEELAAQLQGVDVLISCLLMNETLLADAAKKAGVKRFVPCWWATVMPRGFLSLRDGKEALLDHIRRLHLPYTAIDVGWWYQISLPRLPSGRLDRNLLLYSAYIPGDGSVPSGRTDRRDIGKYVARIIADPRTLNRKVFAYTDLRTHNEVYDTVEQLSGEQIPRIHRTAEEVEAEIAKSKDDPERFLDHYHYSYHMSCDIKGENTPEYARYLGYLVAKDLYPDLHGISFEDFVKETLEKGLEPMYEMNRDVMLKYGTLAFRGANLKDSA from the exons atgaggGTTACGGTAATCGGAGCCACGGGCGAAACGGGCAGCGCAGTTGTGGACGGGCTGCTCAATTCGCCCGAAGTCACCTTC GATGTAACGGCTTTGATTCGGCCCGCCTCCATGAGCAAGCCATCAGTACTCCGGCTGCAAGACAGAGGTGTCCATACAACGCCATTTGATATCGACAAGCccatcgaggagctcgcAGCTCAGCTACAAGGTGTGGACGTACTCATTAGCTGTCTTCTGATGAACGAAACGCTCCTTGCGGACGCTGCAAAGAAAGCAGGAGTCAAGCGCTTCGTTCCTTGCTGGTGGGCGACAGTAATGCCCAGAGGTTTTCTATCTCTGCGTGACGGG AAAGAAGCCTTGTTGGACCATATTCGGAGACTCCATCTGCCCTACACAGCCATCGATGTTGGATGGTGGTACCAGATCAGCCTCCCACGATTGCCCTCAGGCCGGCTTGATCGTAATCTCCTGCTCTACAGCGCATACATTCCAGGAGACGGTAGCGTTCCCTCCGGTAGAACCGATCGCAGAGACATTGGGAAATATGTCGCCCGTATTATAGCAGACCCGCGCACTTTGAACCGCAAGGTCTTTGCGTACACGGATCTCCGCACCCACAACGAAGTCTATGACACAGTTGAACAGCTCAGCGGGGAACAAATTCCTCGAATTCAC CGCACGGCCGAAGAGGTCGAAGCCGAGATTGCAAAGTCAAAGGATGATCCCGAAAGGTTTCTCGACCATTACCACTATTCATACCACATGTCGTGTGACATTAAGGGAGAGAACACGCCGGAATACGCACGATATTTAGGCTACCTTGTCGCTAAGGACCTCTACCCTGACTTACATGGCATCTCCTTTGAAGACTTTGTCAAAGAGACGCTTGAGAAGGGTTTGGAGCCCATGTATGAGATGAACCGGGACGTCATGCTGAAGTATGGTACACTTGCCTTTAGAGGCGCAAATTTGAAGGATTCAGCTTAG